The Streptomyces sp. NBC_00162 sequence GCGGCAGGCCCCGCCGGACTCGGCGGCTCCGGCACCCCGGACGGCCGCGACGGCTCCGGCCGGTCCGCGACGGCGGGCGGCTCGGGGGACCGCCCCGGGTGGTGCACGGTGGGCCGCTCGGCCCCGGGCACGCCCGTCCGTACGGAGGGCGGCCGGAACACGGGGCGCCCCGGCTCGCCGCCCGGCACGCACAGGTCGACCCGGGCGCCCCGGCCGTGCCCGTCGCTCGCGACCGCCACATGGCCGTGCAACGGGCAGAGGGCCGCCACCAGGCCCGCCCCGGCGAGGTACTGCCAAGCGGTCACCGCGTGTCCTCCCGATCTCCGCAGCGCACATGAGGTTCATGAGGGTTACGGCTGAAGAAACGATCACGGCGCGGCTTCGACACGCGGCAGACAGGACAAGATCGTTGACTGGTCGGATCGGACCGGGTTCGGCGCGTCACGTCATGAATACGACAATCCGAGCGCAGGATGCTCCCGTGGACACGGACGTCATCATCGTCGGCGCCGGGCCGGCTGCCGACAGGGCGGTGCCGGCATGAGCACCGCGCCCGCCGAGCTGTCTCCGGGGGTGCGCCGGATCAGCCTGGACGCCGCCGGCACCGCCTTGTCCGCCCTGGTCTGCGAACCGGCCGAGGGTCCGCCGCGGGCGACGGTGGTCGCGGTGCACGGGGCGGGCATGAGCGCCGGATACTTCGACAGCCAGGCCCTCCCCGACTTCTCCCTGCTCACCCTGGGGGCCCGGCTCGGGTACACGGTGGTGGCCCTCGACCGGCCGGGCTACGGCCTGTCCACGGACGCGCTCCCCGACGGACAGCCGGTCGCCGAGCAGGCGGCCACTCTCGCCGCCGCCGTGCGGGACTTCGGCGCCCGGTACCCGACCGGGGCCGGCACCTTCCTGCTGGCCCACTCGTTCGGCGGCAAGGTCGCGCTGCTCACCGCCGCCGACCACGCCCCGTCCGACCTGCTCGGTGTGGAGATCTCCGGCTGCGGCCACCGCTACGCGCCGGACGCCTTCACCGGCACGGGCGCGTCCCGGGGAGGCCGGCGCAGCTGGGGGCCGCTGCGCCTCTACCCGCCGAGCACCTTCACCACCTGCGGCTCAATCGTCGCCCCCGTCCCGTCCCGGGAACAGGCGGACATCGTCCGCTGGCCCGAGGTCTTCCGGGGCGCCGCGGGCCGCGTCCGCGTGCCCGTACGGTTCACCTTCGCCGAGCACGAGCCGTGGTGGCGCTGCGACCGGGACGCGCTCGCCGAGCTGAGGGCACGGCTCACCGCCGCCCCCGGGGTGCACACCGACCGGCAGCCGCAGGCCGGGCACAACATCAGCCTGGGCTACGCCGCCCGCGCCTATCACCTGCGCTGCCTCGGCTTCTTCGAGGACTGCCTGGTGCGCGGGAGCGTCGCCTACCCGCCGTCGGAGGCCGGTCCGCCGCGGCCGGGCCCGCCGGGATCCGATCAGACCCGGCCGGAGGCAGCGGCTCCCGCCAGGATCCGCAGCGCGTCCTCGGACGGGGAGCCCGCCTCCGCGGTGTAGGTGATCAAGGACTGGTCGGGGTCGTCCGGAAGGTTCAGGCTCTCGTAGGCGAGCGCGACCTCACCGACCAGCGGGTGGCGCAGGTGGTAGCCGCCGTGCGTCTTGTCCCGCACCTCCTGAGCCTCCCACAGCCTGGTGAACTCCGGGCTGCGCTCAGAGAGTTCCGCGATGAGCGCCGCGAACCTCGGGTCGTGCGGGTGCCGTCCGAGGTCGAAGCGGAGGAAGGCGACCAGATCGCGTGCCTTGCGCTCCCAGTTGACGAAGCGCCCGCGCACCTCGGGGTCGAGGAAGACCAGCCAGGCCTTGTTGCGCCGCTCCGGGGGCAGCGCGCCGAAGTCGGTGACCAGACGGGCGAAGAGCGGGTTCCAGGCGAGGATGTCGGTACGCCGGCCGATGACGAAGGCGGGGGTCTGCGGCATCGACTCCAGCAGCCTGAGCAGCCCCGGCCGGACCTCCTGCGGCTCCTCCGCCTCCGGCTCTGCGGCCTGCCCGGGGCCGCCTCCTCGCCCTGCCGTGCGTACCAGCCGGGTCAGGTGGGCCCTCTCCGCCGCGTCCAGCCGCAGGGCCACGGCGACGGCGCCGAGCACGCCGTCGGAGATGTTCTCCGCGCGGCCCTGCTCGAAGCGCGTGTAGTAGTCCACGCTGACCCCGGCGAGCTGGGCCAGTTCCTCCCGGCGCAGGCCGGGCACGCGGCGGCGGCCGCCGAAGGTGCGCAGGCCCGCGTCCTCGGGACGGATCCGCGCGCGGCGGGACCGCAGGAAATCGCCCAGCTCTGCCTTGGTGCCCGTCCGGTTCATGTCCCCGATCCTACGGCCGGGGACTCCTCAGCTGATCGACAGTGCGGGGCCGGTGACCATGAGGCCCAGGTCATGGCCCGCGTAGGCGAAGAACGCGAACAGCACCAGGCCCGCGCCGCCGAGCGCGATGTCCTTGAGGAACTGGGTCTGCTCCATCATCTGCGCCTGCGGGTCGCTCTCCTTCCAGAAGCCGTGCATCAGCACGGCCGCCGAGAAGGAGAAGCCCGCCAGCGCCAGAGCCCCGAGGTCGGCCCACAGTCCGACCGCCACGCTCACCGCGCCCGCCAGCATGACCACACCGCTCAGGACCGTCGACGCGACGGGCATGGGCACCCCGCGGGAGGCGGTGTATCCGGCCATCTGCTGGGTCTTGGTCAGGTGCGCCACCGCGGAGGTGGCGAACAGACCGATGTACAGCAAGCGGCCGATGAGCACCAGGACGTCCATCACGACCTCCGAACCGGGCCCGGGAGGGGCTCTTGTCCCCACCCTTTTTGTCCCCACTCAACATGGTTCACCCGCCCGGCTCAGCCCGCCACGGCGCCCCCGCCCGCCCCGCCACATGATCGGAACACCAGCAGCGGAGGGAGGGTGCCGGATGGAACCGGAGGGTCGGACCAGCCCGGAGGGCCCCGAGACCCCGGAGAGCGCCCAGACCCTGGAGCGCCCGGAGACCCTGGTGAGCAGGGCCGACGCCCTGATGGAGGGCCTGCGGGCGGATCTGGAGCGGCTGGCGGCCATCCCGTCGGTCGCCTTCCCCGGTTTCCCGCCCGAGCCGGTCCTGGAGGCGCACGATCTGATCGTCTCCCTCCTGCGCGAGGCGGGCGTGCCCGCCAGGTGCTGGTGGAGGTGCGCACCCTCGCCGAGCCCCGCCACAGCGGGGCCTTCGGCGGCGCTGCCCCCGACGCCCTGCTCGTCCTCCTGCGGGCGCTGTCCACCCTGCACGACGCCTGCGGAGACGTGGCCGTGCCGGGCCTGCGCCGCGACCCCTGGGACGGGACGACCCACACCGAGGAGGAGTTCCGCGACCTCGCCTCCGTCCAAGACCACCTCCCGCTCATCGGCACGGGCTCCCTCGGCGAACGGCTCTGGAGCGGTCCGGCCGTCACGGTCATCGGCCTCGACGCGCCCGGCGTGGACCACGCCGCCTCGGCGGTGGTCCCGTACGCCCGGGCCAAGGTGAACCTCCGCTTCCACCCGCTCCAGGACCCGTACGAGGCGCGGGCCGCACTGGTGGACCACCTGCGCGCGCAGCGCCCCTTCGGGATCCCCCTCACCGTCACCCCGGGCAACACCGGCCCCGGCTTCGAGGCCCGCACCGGCGGGCCCGCGTACCGCTCCGCGCTCACCGCGCTGAAGGAGGCCTGGGGCACGGAGGCCTCGTTCGTCGCCACGGGCGGCTCGATCCCGCTGGTGAACGGCCTCGCCCAGGCGGCTCCGGACGCCGAGGTGCTGCTCTTCGGGGCGCAGGACGGCATGTGCAATCTGCACGCCCCCAACGAGCGGG is a genomic window containing:
- a CDS encoding alpha/beta hydrolase, coding for MSTAPAELSPGVRRISLDAAGTALSALVCEPAEGPPRATVVAVHGAGMSAGYFDSQALPDFSLLTLGARLGYTVVALDRPGYGLSTDALPDGQPVAEQAATLAAAVRDFGARYPTGAGTFLLAHSFGGKVALLTAADHAPSDLLGVEISGCGHRYAPDAFTGTGASRGGRRSWGPLRLYPPSTFTTCGSIVAPVPSREQADIVRWPEVFRGAAGRVRVPVRFTFAEHEPWWRCDRDALAELRARLTAAPGVHTDRQPQAGHNISLGYAARAYHLRCLGFFEDCLVRGSVAYPPSEAGPPRPGPPGSDQTRPEAAAPARIRSASSDGEPASAV
- a CDS encoding helix-turn-helix transcriptional regulator; translation: MNRTGTKAELGDFLRSRRARIRPEDAGLRTFGGRRRVPGLRREELAQLAGVSVDYYTRFEQGRAENISDGVLGAVAVALRLDAAERAHLTRLVRTAGRGGGPGQAAEPEAEEPQEVRPGLLRLLESMPQTPAFVIGRRTDILAWNPLFARLVTDFGALPPERRNKAWLVFLDPEVRGRFVNWERKARDLVAFLRFDLGRHPHDPRFAALIAELSERSPEFTRLWEAQEVRDKTHGGYHLRHPLVGEVALAYESLNLPDDPDQSLITYTAEAGSPSEDALRILAGAAASGRV
- a CDS encoding DoxX family protein produces the protein MDVLVLIGRLLYIGLFATSAVAHLTKTQQMAGYTASRGVPMPVASTVLSGVVMLAGAVSVAVGLWADLGALALAGFSFSAAVLMHGFWKESDPQAQMMEQTQFLKDIALGGAGLVLFAFFAYAGHDLGLMVTGPALSIS
- a CDS encoding peptidase dimerization domain-containing protein, with the translated sequence MEVRTLAEPRHSGAFGGAAPDALLVLLRALSTLHDACGDVAVPGLRRDPWDGTTHTEEEFRDLASVQDHLPLIGTGSLGERLWSGPAVTVIGLDAPGVDHAASAVVPYARAKVNLRFHPLQDPYEARAALVDHLRAQRPFGIPLTVTPGNTGPGFEARTGGPAYRSALTALKEAWGTEASFVATGGSIPLVNGLAQAAPDAEVLLFGAQDGMCNLHAPNERVLLSELRNTVVAMAAFVREYAADFAAARAARNLG